One Pseudomonas abieticivorans genomic region harbors:
- the hemH gene encoding ferrochelatase has protein sequence MTDHALLMVNLGSPASTSVADVRSYLNQFLMDPYVIDLPWPVRRLLVSLILIKRPEQSAHAYASIWWEEGSPLVELTRRLQTAMHRQWTHGPVEIAMRYGEPSLDTVLTRLAGQGIKNITLAPLYPQFADSTVTTVIEEARKVVRQKKLPVQFSVLQPFYDQPEYIQALADSARAHVEQDFDHLLMSFHGLPERHLTKLNPGHCLKDADCCRTASPEVLATCYRAQCLRAAQACAERLGLPDGKWSVAFQSRLGRAKWIEPYTEARLDELAKQGVKKLLVMCPAFVADCIETLEEIGDRGREQFIAAGGQELVLVPCLNDRADWAQALKVLCERAPVML, from the coding sequence ATGACCGATCATGCCTTGCTGATGGTTAACCTGGGCTCGCCCGCCTCGACGTCTGTCGCTGATGTGCGTAGCTACCTCAATCAGTTCCTCATGGACCCGTACGTCATCGACTTGCCCTGGCCGGTGCGGCGCTTGCTGGTGTCGCTGATCTTGATCAAGCGCCCCGAGCAGTCGGCGCATGCCTACGCATCGATCTGGTGGGAGGAGGGCTCGCCGCTGGTGGAGCTGACCCGCCGCTTGCAAACCGCCATGCACCGCCAGTGGACCCACGGCCCGGTGGAAATCGCCATGCGTTACGGCGAGCCTTCCCTCGATACCGTGCTCACCCGCCTGGCCGGGCAGGGCATCAAGAACATCACCCTGGCGCCACTGTACCCACAGTTTGCCGACAGCACCGTGACCACGGTGATCGAGGAAGCGAGGAAGGTGGTGCGGCAGAAAAAACTGCCCGTGCAGTTCTCTGTGCTACAGCCGTTCTACGACCAGCCCGAATACATCCAGGCGCTGGCCGACAGCGCCCGCGCGCACGTGGAACAAGACTTCGACCACCTGCTGATGAGCTTTCACGGCCTGCCCGAACGGCACCTCACCAAGCTCAACCCCGGCCATTGCCTGAAAGACGCCGACTGCTGCCGCACCGCCTCCCCCGAGGTGCTCGCCACCTGCTATCGCGCGCAGTGCTTGCGTGCGGCACAAGCCTGCGCAGAGCGCCTCGGCTTGCCTGATGGCAAGTGGTCGGTGGCCTTCCAGTCGCGCCTGGGCCGTGCGAAATGGATCGAGCCCTACACCGAGGCACGCCTGGACGAGTTGGCCAAGCAGGGGGTTAAAAAGCTGCTGGTGATGTGCCCGGCGTTCGTGGCCGACTGCATCGAGACGTTGGAAGAGATCGGCGACCGCGGCCGCGAGCAGTTTATCGCGGCGGGGGGGCAGGAATTGGTGCTGGTGCCTTGCCTGAATGATCGGGCAGATTGGGCGCAGGCGTTGAAGGTGTTGTGTGAGCGGGCGCCGGTGATGCTCTAG
- a CDS encoding TIGR01777 family oxidoreductase, with translation MRILLTGGTGLIGRKLCQYWLKQGFQLTVWSRRPDRVAALCGTSVRGIARLEELGQEPLDAIVNLAGEPIADRPWTGKRRALLWASRITLTEQLLAWLETRQQRPSVLISGSAVGWYGDSGEREITEQSQPVTQDFASQLCQAWEETAQRAQAFGLRVVCVRTGLVLASEGGFLTKLRLPFKLGVGGPIGNGRQWMPWVHIDDQIALIDFLLKHDDASGPYNACAPTPVRNREFARLLGKALHRPAFMPLPALLLKAGLGELSGLLLGGQRALPQRLLAQGFTFRFTDLPTALDDLSRRL, from the coding sequence ATGCGCATATTGCTGACCGGCGGTACAGGTCTGATAGGTCGCAAGCTCTGCCAATACTGGCTCAAGCAGGGTTTTCAGCTGACGGTGTGGAGCCGACGGCCGGACAGGGTCGCGGCCCTTTGTGGTACTTCGGTGCGCGGTATTGCCCGGCTTGAAGAGCTGGGCCAAGAGCCGCTCGATGCGATCGTCAACCTGGCCGGCGAACCCATCGCTGACCGGCCCTGGACTGGCAAGCGCCGGGCTTTGCTGTGGGCCAGCCGCATCACCCTCACCGAACAATTATTGGCGTGGCTTGAGACGCGCCAGCAACGCCCCTCTGTGCTGATCTCGGGTTCGGCCGTGGGCTGGTATGGCGACAGCGGCGAGCGGGAAATCACCGAGCAATCGCAACCGGTGACCCAGGATTTTGCCAGCCAACTCTGCCAGGCCTGGGAAGAAACCGCGCAACGCGCACAGGCATTCGGCCTGCGCGTGGTGTGCGTGCGAACCGGCCTGGTGCTGGCCAGCGAAGGCGGATTTTTGACCAAGCTGCGCCTGCCTTTCAAGCTGGGCGTGGGCGGGCCGATTGGCAACGGTCGGCAGTGGATGCCGTGGGTCCACATTGACGATCAAATCGCCCTGATAGATTTTCTGCTCAAGCACGATGATGCCAGCGGTCCTTATAATGCCTGCGCGCCCACGCCGGTACGCAACCGTGAGTTCGCCCGGTTGCTGGGCAAGGCGCTGCATCGGCCAGCCTTCATGCCCTTGCCGGCGTTGCTGCTTAAAGCCGGGCTGGGCGAGCTGTCTGGTCTGCTGCTGGGTGGCCAGCGTGCGCTCCCACAACGTTTACTGGCGCAAGGTTTTACCTTTCGTTTTACCGATTTGCCAACGGCGCTGGACGACCTGTCCAGGCGCCTCTGA
- a CDS encoding uracil-xanthine permease family protein, which translates to MPEEFNDPLWRQILSGAQMLFVAFGALVLMPLITGLDPNVALFTAGLGTLLFQIVTRRQVPVFLASSFAFITPIILAKGQFGLAETMGGVMAAGFVYTFLGLAVKVKGTGFIDRLLPPVVIGPVIISIGLAMAPIAANMAMGKAGDGAELIPYSTAMLISMPALLTTLIVAVFGKGIFRLVPIISGVLVGFALAFYFGVVDTAKIAAAPWLGVPHFTAPAFNWQAILFIVPVALAPAIEHIGGVIAVGSVTGRDYLKNPGLHRTLLGDGIATTAAGLFGGPPNTTYAEVTGAVMLTKNYNPKIMTWAAVFAISLAFIGKFGALLQSIPVPVMGGILCLLFGSIAAVGMNTLIRHKIDLGEARNLVIVSVTLVFGIGGVLIGTGTGPSDFGLKGIALCAVVAIALNLILPGNDGWKKDKTDTVL; encoded by the coding sequence ATGCCCGAGGAGTTCAACGACCCGCTCTGGCGGCAGATTCTCTCTGGCGCGCAGATGCTGTTCGTGGCCTTCGGCGCCCTGGTGCTGATGCCGCTGATCACCGGTCTCGACCCCAACGTGGCGCTGTTTACCGCAGGCCTTGGCACGTTGCTGTTCCAGATTGTCACCCGGCGCCAGGTGCCGGTGTTCCTGGCCTCAAGCTTCGCCTTCATCACCCCCATCATCCTCGCCAAGGGCCAGTTCGGCCTGGCCGAGACCATGGGCGGGGTCATGGCGGCTGGCTTCGTGTACACCTTTCTGGGCCTGGCCGTTAAGGTCAAGGGCACCGGCTTCATCGACCGCCTGCTGCCACCGGTGGTGATCGGCCCAGTGATCATCTCCATCGGCCTGGCCATGGCGCCGATTGCCGCCAACATGGCAATGGGCAAGGCTGGCGATGGCGCGGAACTGATCCCGTACAGCACCGCGATGCTGATCTCCATGCCGGCATTGCTGACCACGCTGATCGTGGCCGTGTTTGGCAAAGGCATCTTCCGCCTGGTGCCAATCATCTCCGGCGTATTGGTCGGCTTTGCGCTGGCGTTCTACTTCGGCGTGGTCGACACCGCCAAGATCGCCGCCGCCCCTTGGCTGGGCGTGCCGCACTTCACAGCGCCGGCGTTCAACTGGCAGGCGATCCTGTTCATCGTACCGGTGGCCCTGGCGCCGGCGATCGAACACATCGGCGGCGTGATTGCCGTGGGCAGCGTGACCGGTCGCGACTACCTGAAAAACCCCGGCCTGCACCGCACGCTGCTGGGTGACGGCATCGCCACCACCGCTGCCGGCCTGTTCGGCGGCCCGCCCAACACCACCTACGCGGAAGTGACTGGCGCGGTGATGCTGACCAAGAACTACAACCCCAAGATCATGACCTGGGCGGCGGTCTTCGCCATCAGCCTGGCCTTCATCGGCAAATTCGGCGCGCTGCTGCAAAGCATCCCGGTACCGGTCATGGGCGGCATCCTGTGCCTGCTGTTCGGTTCGATCGCGGCGGTGGGCATGAACACCCTGATCCGCCACAAGATCGACCTGGGCGAAGCACGCAACCTGGTGATCGTTTCGGTGACGTTGGTGTTTGGTATCGGCGGCGTGCTGATCGGCACCGGCACCGGGCCGAGCGACTTTGGCTTGAAAGGCATTGCCCTGTGCGCCGTGGTGGCGATTGCGCTGAACCTGATCTTGCCGGGCAATGATGGCTGGAAGAAGGACAAGACCGATACGGTGTTGTAA